The window GTCCGAGCGCGAGGTGGACCGTGTCGCCCATCTTCTCGTCGAAGAGGATGTTGTCGGTGATCCGGTCGATACCGCGGTTCATCCCGATTCCGAGTTCGCCGAGCCGACGCGCGCCCTCGTCGGTGTCGAGCAGGTCTGCGAGGGTCTCCTCGCCGGCCGCAGCGCTGAAATCGACGACGCGGCCGTCTTCGAACCGGAGCCACACGTCGCGGACGCGCGCCCCCGAGATGGTCATCGGGACGTCGAAGACGACCTCCCCCTCGGTGTCGTACGGCGCGGTGAACACCTCACCCGACGGGAGGTTGTGCGAGTCGTAGGCGACGGAGGCGGCGGAGTTGACCGCGATTCGGCCCTCGATCGACATCCGGAGGTCGGTGTCGGCGGTCACCAGCCGGACTTCGCTCCCGTCGTCGAGGACCGACTTCAACTCCGCCATCTCCTCGGCCAGAGACTCCCAGTCGCGGAGGACCGCGCCGTAGACGAACTCCCGATACGCCTCGTAGGACATCCCGGCCTGCTGGGCGAGCGATCTCGTGGGGTGGACCGTCGACACCCAGTCGGTGTCCATCCGCGCCTCCTTGATCGGCTGGCGCGCCCGAGCGGCGGCCTGGCGCGTCTCGCCGTCGACGTCCGCGGTCGCGAACGTGTTGCGGCCGCCGCCGAGGAAGAGGACGGAATCGGCGTTCTCGTACAGCGCGAGTTCGTGCGCCGGTGCCTCGTCGAAGTTGTCCGCGTGCGCGCGGAGGTACGCGCGAGAGACCTCGTCGGAGGCGTAGGTGGTGACGACGTTCGCCCCGCGTTCGCCGAGCGCCTCGGCGACGGCGACGGCGAGGTCGTGTGCACCCTCCGCGACGCTGACAACGACGTCGTCGCCCGATTCGATGCGCGCGCTCCAGTCGACCAGCGTCTCGGCGTGCTCGCGGATGCGTCGGTCCATACCTCCCCTCCGTCGGCGCGGTCAAAAACGCTTATCGCCCGACGCGGCCGAGCGCCGAGCGTGACATCTATCGCGCTGGCGACCGCCGCCGACCTGCCCGACCTCGTCGACGACGACGCGTCGTTTCTGACCGCCCTCCGGGACCGAGGCGTGACCGCGACGCCGGTCGTCTGGTCCGACGAGTCGGTCGCGTGGGGCGACTTCGACGCCGTCGTCGTCAG is drawn from Halobellus limi and contains these coding sequences:
- a CDS encoding aminopeptidase, producing the protein MDRRIREHAETLVDWSARIESGDDVVVSVAEGAHDLAVAVAEALGERGANVVTTYASDEVSRAYLRAHADNFDEAPAHELALYENADSVLFLGGGRNTFATADVDGETRQAAARARQPIKEARMDTDWVSTVHPTRSLAQQAGMSYEAYREFVYGAVLRDWESLAEEMAELKSVLDDGSEVRLVTADTDLRMSIEGRIAVNSAASVAYDSHNLPSGEVFTAPYDTEGEVVFDVPMTISGARVRDVWLRFEDGRVVDFSAAAGEETLADLLDTDEGARRLGELGIGMNRGIDRITDNILFDEKMGDTVHLALGRAYDACLPDGQSGNDSAVHVDLITDVSEDSRLEVDGEVVQRNGRFRWEEGFESGT